In a single window of the Biomphalaria glabrata chromosome 5, xgBioGlab47.1, whole genome shotgun sequence genome:
- the LOC106061299 gene encoding N-acetyltransferase ESCO2-like: MSKLQSSCKKKPVKKKSSAFEFTLQTKCNEEKTDENKTKRKFYKSRPITSTPRQISVIPGKGFDLKFQSKKNNKKNLKKKHKHVKRKHVVMVKQVKTVVRKPLQTFQGSSLNVKEKIPQNVFKASLLNVSMKSTSEMRLSSSQSVSMSVSSEKFQTSSENVNKKVGSDMSGFICASSFMLSDENFRRGENLDVSLGQVSTSNANEENNNEESIMDNERCLSVNTHQSSGKESNMNNSDNIISGITNSTSMVSNATPSPSSSKLFPIFSKKAADSITTPSNTRTCQKRSESKSPPPKKRKTRDEGPSQMILDAGQKQFGAIQCPVCNMVYCPADPVDKTAHRKFHSHMEEVLKFPGWKKERVVQEYPEDLGRVLLLLPEDPKYMRKKLEEVNEVMSRDLGFLVTNPFSSHRCKIFLYVRDKQICGCCIAEPVEQGYCIIPTDHELTVGQRPWRCSEMPEPACVGISRLWVAADKRKSGIATKLVDCVRQWFNYGTLIPKFRVAFTGPTQDGYKFASTYMGTPSFLVYK; encoded by the exons atgtcaaaattacAAAGCAGCTGTAAGAAAAAGCCAGTCAAGAAAAAGAGTTCTGCATTTGAATTCACTTTACAGACTAAATGCAATGAAGAGAAAACAGATGAAAACAAGACCAAGAGAAAGTTTTACAAGTCCAGGCCAATAACCAGTACCCCTAGACAGATCTCTGTTATACCAGGGAAAGGATTTGATCTGAAATTtcagtctaaaaaaaataacaaaaagaatCTGAAGAAAAAACATAAGCATGTGAAAAGAAAACATGTGGTCATGgtcaagcaagtgaaaacagtcGTGAGGAAGCCTTTACAAACTTTTCAAGGTAGCTCTCTAAATGTTAAGGAAAAAATACCCCAGAATGTGTTTAAGGCTAGCTTGTTGAATGTTAGCATGAAATCTACATCAGAAATGCGTCTGTCTAGCTCGCAGAGTGTTAGCATGAGTGTTTCATCTGAAAAGTTCCAAACTAGCTCAGAGAATGTAAACAAGAAAGTGGGATCAGACATGTCAGGATTCATCTGTGCATCCAGTTTTATGTTATCCGATGAGAACTTTagaaggggggagaatttgGATGTCTCTTTAGGTCAGGTCTCAACATCAAATGCAAATGAGGAAAACAATAATGAAGAGAGTATAATGGATAATGAAAGATGTTTGAGTGTCAACACTCATCAGAGCTCAGGCAAAGAAAGTAACATGAACAACAGTGACAACATCATCTCAGGGATAACAAATTCTACCTCCATGGTTTCTAATGCAACTCCATCACCAAGTTCAAGCAAGCTATTTCCCATTTTTAGTAAGAAGGCTGCGGATTCAATTACCACACCTAGTAATACACGTACTTGTCAAAAAag gtCAGAGAGCAAGTCCCCGCCTccaaaaaagagaaaaacacGAGATGAAGGACCATCACAGATGATTTtg gatGCAGGACAAAAGCAATTTGGAGCCATTCAGTGTCCAGTGTGTAACATGGTTTACTGTCCTGCAGACCCAGTCGATAAAACTGCTCACCGCAAATTTCATTCGCACATGGAGGAAGTACTTAAATTTCCG GGTTGGAAGAAAGAACGTGTGGTACAGGAGTATCCTGAAGATCTAGGCAGAGTGCTCTTGTTGTTACCAGAAGATCCCAAATACATGAGAAAAAAG CTAGAGGAAGTGAATGAGGTGATGAGCCGAGACTTGGggtttcttgttacaaatccATTCAGCTCTCATAGATGTAAG ATATTTTTATATGTTCGGGATAAACAGATATGTGGTTGCTGCATAGCTGAGCCAGTTGAACAG GGTTACTGTATAATACCAACTGATCATGAGTTGACTGTTGGTCAGCGTCCTTGGAGATGTAGTGAAATGCCAGAGCCAGCTTGTGTTGGTATCAGTCGGTTGTGGGTGGCTGCTGACAAGCGCAAGTCTGGTATTGCCACAAAACTGGTGGATTGTGTAAG aCAGTGGTTCAACTATGGAACACTTATTCCAAAGTTCAGAGTTGCATTTACAGGTCCAACCCAAGATGGATACAAGTTTGCATCTACTTACATGGGAACCCCCAGCTTCCTGGTTTATAAATGA